The following proteins are co-located in the Zonotrichia albicollis isolate bZonAlb1 chromosome 1, bZonAlb1.hap1, whole genome shotgun sequence genome:
- the RRM2B gene encoding ribonucleoside-diphosphate reductase subunit M2 B, whose amino-acid sequence MAVPPSSAAAAPHGAVPPAMGERRGPAAPQEAAGPERSSSSAAENGSDLDEEPLLRKNPRRFVIFPIQYPDIWKMYKQAQASFWTAEEVDLSKDLPHWNKLKADEKYFISHVLAFFAASDGIVNENLVARFSQEVQIPEARCFYGFQILIENVHSEMYSLLIDTYIKDPKKRDFLFNAIETMPCVKKKADWALKWIEDRESTFGERVVAFAAVEGIFFSGSFAAIFWLKKRGLMPGLTFSNELISRDEGLHCDFACLMFHYLVNRPSEERVCEIIVNAVEIEQEFLTEALPVGLIGMNCTLMKQYIEFVADRLLMELGFSKVFNAENPFDFMENISLEGKTNFFEKRVSEYQRFAVMAETMDNVFTLDADF is encoded by the exons ATGGCCGTTCCCCCttcctccgccgccgccgcccctcaCGGAGCAGTCCCGCCGGCCATGGGCGAGCGCCGGGGCCCGGCGGCGCCGCAGGAGGCGGCGGGCCCGGAGCGG AGCTCATCGAGTGCTGCTGAAAATGGTTCTGACCTTGATGAAGAACCTCTACTCAGAAAAAATCCCCGCCGGTTCGTCATCTTCCCCATCCAGTATCCAGACATATGGAAGATGTATAAGCAGGCTCAGGCCTCCTTTTGGACAGCAGAAGAG gTTGATTTGTCAAAGGACCTTCCTCACTGGAACAAGCTGAAAGCAGATGAAAAATACTTTATCTCTCATGTTCTGGCATTTTTTGCAGCCAGTGATGGAATTGTAAATGAAAATCTG GTGGCACGTTTCAGTCAGGAGGTGCAGATCCCAGAAGCTCGTTGTTTCTATGGCTTCCAGATTCTCATTGAGAATGTTCACTCAGAGATGTACAGCTTGCTCATAGACACCTACATCAAAGATCCCAAGAAAAG GGATTTCTTGTTTAATGCTATTGAAACAATGCCTTGTGTTAAGAAGAAAGCAGACTGGGCTCTGAAGTGGATTGAAGACCGAGAATCCACTTTTG GTGAGAGAGTGGTTGCCTTTGCTGCAGTGGAAGGCATCTTCTTTTCGGGTTCCTTTGCTGCTATATTTTGGCTGAAGAAGAGGGGCCTGATGCCTGGATTGACTTTCTCCAATGAACTTATTAGCAGAGATGAG ggtctgcactgtgATTTTGCTTGTCTAATGTTCCATTATTTAGTGAACAGACCATCAGAAGAGCGAGTGTGTGAGATCATCGTTAATGCTGTAGAGATTGAGCAG GAGTTTCTAACTGAGGCATTACCTGTGGGTCTGATTGGAATGAATTGCACCTTGATGAAACAATACATTGAATTTGTTGCAGACCGGTTACTGATGGAGCTTGGGTTCTCAAAG GTCTTTAATGCAGAAAATCCTTTTGATTTCATGGAGAATATTTCtctggaaggaaaaacaaatttcTTTGAGAAGCGGGTTTCGGAATATCAACGTTTTGCTGTTATGGCAGAAACAATGGACAATGTCTTTACTCTGGATGCAGATTTTTGA